AATagacttttccaattgcttACCATCAAAGAAGTCAGACAACAACTTTTGGACCTTTGGAATTCTGGTGGAACCACCAACCAAGACAACTTCATCGACAGCGGACTTAGCAATCTTAGCATCCTTCataacttgttcaactggGTCCAAAgtggacttgaacaaagcAGAGTTGATGTCTTCGAATCTAGCTCTGGTGATGTTAGCGGAGAAATCTTCACCGTCGAACAAAGAGTCGACTTCAACAGTGGTTTGAGTGACAGAAGACAAGGTTCTCTTAGCTCTTTCACAAGCAGTTCTCAATCTTCTCAAAGCTCTGGAGTCACCGGAGATGTCCAAACCAGtcttcttttggaagtccttcttgaagaagtccaacaagttggtgtcAAAATCTTGACCACCCAAGTGAGTGTCACCAGCAGTAGCCTTAACGGTGAAAACACCACCTTcgatcttcaacaaagagaCATCGAAAGTACCACCACCCAAATCGAAAATCAACACATGTCTTTCCTTTTCGGACTTACCAGCACCTAAACCGTAAGCaatggcagcagcagttgGTTCGTTGATAATTCTCAAGACGTTCAAACCGGCAATGGCACCAGCATCCTTAGTGGCTTGTCTTTGAGCATCGTTAAAGTAAGCTGGAACGGTAACAACAGCCTTTTCAACCTTCTTACCAATCTTAGCTTCAGCAATTTCCTTCATCTTGGTCAAGACCATGGAGGAGATTTCTTGAGGAGAGAAAGTCTTCTTTTCACCCAAGTAGTCAACTTCGATAACTGGGTTACCGTTGTCGCTCAAGACAGTGAAAGGCCAAGACTTGATATCTTTTTGGACGGATTCATCTTCGAAACCTCTACCGATCAAACGCTTAGCGTCAAAAACGGTGTTCTTTGGGTTCAAGGCAGCTTGATTTTTGGCGGCATCACCGAtcaatctttcttcttcggtgaAAGCAACGAAGGAAGGAGTAACTCTGTTACCTTGCTCATTGgcaatgatttcaacagCAGAATCATAAGTAGCAACACAGGAGTAAGTGGTACCTAAATCGATACCAATAGCACCTTGGAAAACACCGTCAGCCATATTGTATTATATTCTTTTTTTAACTAGGTGAAGtaaaaatgaaaatttttttttttcaacttttcatctcttctttttcatcataacctgaaaaatttttttggtCTGGTGAATTACCCGGAAACGTTTTATTCTTTGCAGCAAATTCTAAACTTGGGTGCAAAGTCGCCGCGACACTTGCAATCTTGTGGAGGCGATGATGATACGCGATAATGGCTAGGTGCTTATAAAAACTTTGAATCATTCTCCCGATATATGGACAAATTACTTTGAATCATTTTGAGAGCTGAATCGATCTTTCCTGGTGTTCCTGCCAATTTAAGGGTCTGGATGACCTTTCTATTGCACAACAAATCTGCTTGTTTAGGTATTGCGGATATGGATATAAAACACCCAGTCTGTTCCCTGATGGAATTGATTCTTTCTCCGTTTCTGCCCAATAGAAAAGCCACTTCGTTCTTCCTCAACTCGATGTACTTTTCAGTGTGTACGTCAGTGGTTTGTTTGTGATGCTCGCAGCGAGTATTGTATTCTTCAGGCGAGAAATCCCCTGAAGAAGCAGGGAGGGATTCGTAATCAATCAGGTGAGATTTTATCACATAGTGGTTGCTGGTAGCAGTCAACACGGAAATTAATCTTTCTAAGTTATTAGGAGAAATGGATATATGAACAAGGAATCCCTTGTGGCCAGTGGGGATGAGACGAACATCCTCCTCCTTAACAATTCCTGACCCCATAAACTGGCCATAATGATCCTTTGAAATTTCCATACTAACATAGTTCCAATAAGTCAATTGAGTTAGAAGTAAAACCTCTGAAAAGTATGTCACTTCAGTTGTGGTACCAGTAATACTGACTTCCCAATTACCAAATGATCGTTTTGTACACTCAAAGAAAGCTTCACTAGCCTTACTTGAGTCGCTAAGCAGCACCTTTCTGATCAGATCAATGGAAGTAAGGCAGTTAATTAGTACACTTGATGTgacaatcaacttgacacTGACAATTTTATTCCCATATTGAAGCATCTGATACTCATTCGTAAAGGGAGTTACAAACGCAGCTTCAAAATCCAGGTACGAATGCACAAAATTAAAGACATATTCCAGCCTAGTAGACATTTCGTCATGTTCCAAACTCGCCTTGAAGTTTTCTTTGTTATCTTTTGGTATAAAGTTCATCTTGTGGGTTCTTTTTCTGATGTGACtagttgcaaaatattACAAATACAACATTAGTGCGAGAATACTCTTTGTATATTACTTATCCAACCCTAaatctttcttgaaaaatgcGTACAAAAACATATACTGGTTGAGAGTCTGCACCATCATTACTCTCCCATCACggagcttcttcaacacatcATGGATCACATCACTGGACGTCGACTTCATTAGATACGAAGTGTGATTGTGTAAGAAGTCCAACGCAATAAACGTCCCAGTTCGTCCCACACCAGCAGAACAGTGGACAATTGGCTTGGTAACTTTATactccttcttcaacttgctCAACGCATCCAGAAGTTCAATCAAAGATTGTGGTTTTGTGGGGACTTTCAGATCTGCCCAACTATGGTAATAGTAATGAAGAACACGTTTCTGTGTATCGCCAGACTCGAGCAAGATCTCGGTCATCTTATAGTCTGGAAATTCTTGACAGCTGACGTATGAGGCCTTTAACCCTTTAGGGAAATCGAGTTGGTCTATGAGAACGTCAGCTGACATATCAAGAACAGGATCAACCAGATCCGGCCAGTACTTGTGACATTTGACCATTCGATCTTCCATTAGTGGGGTGATCATGAGGACTACCACAAGGTCATCGTGGTGGCGGACAGCTTCGTGGAAGCACATCGACCAAAAATGGTGGACCGTGTTCGGCAACGGACCCTGGGTAGCAATATAATTGAAGCCAGTATCAAGCTTAATGTGAGACGCGTTTATATAGTCCAGTCGTTGTGTCAGATGGCTAGTGGAGGATACTGGTAAATGAACTCGATTCTTGTTCCAGGGGAACACATTTGTGTACCGATTACGGGATCGGTTGGCGGGTAAAAAGGCATCACTACCACTCCAACCAGAGCGAGGATTGCTTAAAAAACCATTAATCCTATCAACCTCCTGTTTGTTTACTCGATTGAAGCCATCACGGAGCGCAGACATAGATAGTTCACTCCAAAACGGTTGACTCATAGTGGTGAGAATAGACAAATCCGATCTAATCATAAAATCAACCGATGAGATTCGCGATGTGTGGAGGAAACACAAGAGTTAGAGAAATGTGCTATTTTACTTCTAGATATTCGCCTATAAACTAAAGACAACACCCTGAGACAACCGTTGGGTTATCACATCGTCAGAATCAGTCAACACTCCAGCGGTTTGTAACACTTTGGCAGTATTATCTACGACTGTTTTTCTGTTAATTGGTTCATCTCCGACACtgttattgaacttgacggTTTCAATCCATTTCTCTGCATCCGCTTTCGAGTAGTCAAGATGTGTGGCAATATGGGTAGTGGCTTCGTCCTGGTGAGCCCAGAAATACTCAATTCCTTTCCGAACACCCGTCAAAAACTGCTTAATAGCCGGTTTTTCGGCTTCCAAGAGTTTGGAATTGCAGTTTACCACCCAAGAAGGCCATGGAGTATAAATCTCTCCAATTTTTTTGATCTCCTTGGTGTCATAGTACTTCTTAGACGTAAAATGCTCCCACATGAATGCATCACTGTCACTCAATTCTCCATCACCTGCGCTGCCGAACTTCAAATTGACCGAGTCTCGtaagtttttgaagttaGACAACACCGGGTGATCAGAAAAGAAAGGAGACGCAAATTTTTCTTGCAAGCCAAGAACAAATGACATGATATAAGAACCTGATCCAATTCTCGAAACCCCAATTCTCTTTCCTTGTAAATCAGATAATTGGGTGATGTCAGATCTATCATAACCGGTACTAACTGCCCAGCACAAGGGAGATTCAACATAAGTCCCAATCAACTTGTATTCTTCATTTCCCTTTGCAATGTCACTGATAAAGGCCTCAGTCAACCCAATGGCGATATCGACTTCCTTGGTATTCAACATCTTGATAAGTCTTCCACTCCCTTCGATCACTGGTACAAACTGGATAGTTATATTACCGTAGAACCCTTGTTCCTGGGCTAAAAacaatggtgttgaaaaatgtTCAGGCACATATGCCACTCTTAAGGTAGCAGGCATATCAAAATCAGTGAAAATTGGAAATATCGCACAATTTGAATCTAAAGTGAATTACTGACAAggaaaccaaaaacaaatcGATAAAAAATGATGTTTGCAAACAAAAGCTTCGTTAAAGAAGTGAATACTCAAGGGAATGCCTCATTTTATCCGGACTCAAGTCACTTTACGCCAGACATAAAATCTGAAGCAGATAAAACAGTACAAGATTTGCAATCTTAGCCTTTTACAAAAAAGACGTGCAAAGCCATTTTACCACACATTATCTCGCGGAATGCGTCATATCCCACTATCTTTTGCATCTTTACTCCTTCTTTCTATACCTTCTGAATCACTATTCACTTAGATGTCGAGAGACATTGATAAAAATCCTACTTTAGTAGATTTCAAAAAAACGAACGTTGAGTCTGAGGAGGTTTGCTTGTTGTCCGAACCTTCGAGTGCTTATGATGCCGCAGATAACGTCAATGGGAATGAAGGTGCAATTGACATCGATATAGACCAGAACGGAGGATACGCTTTGCCCAGACACAAACTACGTATTGTAGTCTCCAGTCTTTATATCTGTGCCTATTTAGCAGCCCTTGATGCTACTGTTGTATCCACACTTTTATCCGTCATAGCTTCCGATTTGAATTCATTTGGGAACATGTCATGGATTGCAACTGCTTATCTACTTTCGTGTTCGGCGCTACAGCCAATACACGGAAGGCTTTCTGATATATTTGGACGGAAGATTTTGTTAATAGGTTGTGCTGTGTTCTTTGCTCTTGGTTGTTTGATTTGCATGGCCCACTCTATGACGTTTGTTGTTATTGGAAGATTTATAGCAGGGATAGGGGGTTCGGGATTGACTACCTTAACCACAATCATTTTGTCTGACTTGATTCCTCTTCGTGATAGGGGGGTTTATCAAGGTTACACTAACCTGTTTTATGGTTTAGGTGTAGCTACTGGTGGTATATTTGGTGGGGTCATTAACGATTACTTTGGTTGGAGATATGCGTTCGGTTTGCAGGTTCCACTAGCTTGTATATTAGGTGTGTCCCTTTACTTCAACTTGCAGTTTCCTAAAGGGTCGCCTGGTTTGGGGTCCCCAGGTCACTTTAAAGAAAAATTAGCTAAAGTGGACTTTTTGGGACTGACCTTGTTGGTATCGGGCCTTTTGGTGCTTTTAACTGCTGCTTCTATTGGTGGTAAAGAAGTTGCGTACTCTTCGAAACCTTTTATTGGCTTGTGTTTGGCGTCagtgtttttgtttggtaCTTTTGTGTGGGCTGAATCGCATACCCCATTGCAACCGATTATTCCTATATCCTTActaagaagaagaacgaTTCTTGCATCTTCCATGACAAACTGGTTTTATACGATGGGTGTTTTTACTTATTTGTTTTATGTGCCAATCTATTATATTTCAGTTATGGATTAtaataccaccaaaatagGAATGAGATTAATTCCTAATTTCTTTGGCACTTCCCTTGGGTCTGTCGGTGCTGGTATATATATGAAGAGGACTGGTAGGTATTACAATCTTATAATTGTGATTGGAGTCCTTGCAATCGTGGGTAACTTGAACATTTTGAGTATCAATCCAACCATAAGTAACTTAAGACAATTCACTTTATTACTTCCTTGTGGTTTGGCTTACTCGGGTATATTGACAGCCACATTAATGTCATTGATAGCCGCGGTTCCAGCAAGTCATCAGGCTGGTACCACGTCGATTTCATACACTTTTCGAGCTACAGGCTCGACTTTGGGTGTTTCCATTTCGTCTGCTATTTTCCAGTATTCGTTACGCAGTATGCTCAACTCGAAAATACCCAGCATTGTCAATGACCAAGTTATGTCCGATTATATCATTAAGCATGCTTTACAGAGCACCAGTTATGCAAGCAAGGCGCCAGAATATGTCCAGGTTGCTTTAAGATGCTGCTACGAATATGCAGTTAAAAAGACTCTATTGTTTTCCTTTATCTGTGTAGTAATTGGTGTGTTTGCATCTcttttcattcaagaacaCGAGCTACACACGAGCATAAATAGAAATAAATAGATAGTAAACTATTTTGATACCCTAAAAGGCAGTATTTCTAGAAGTAGAAGACCAGCTTTCCTACTCTTGTCTCACTTCTTCTGAAGTAGAGTTAACATGAACTAATCCTACATATTCCCAAATGACCACTAAAGCAGATAGATATTTATGCCATATCATTGCAAGTCTATAATCTTTTCTCACAAAAGCGTTTGCCGATACAACGCCGAGCCCATGTTTAAGGAGAACGCTGGAGAGTAGCATGTTTATTTGAATGTCTGGTTAATCATAGCCCTTCCTGTTGCTCCCTACCTGTCTTGGGTGTATGAATCAGGCTTATGCGCTTTGAGGGTGTTTGTCACACTTTGAGTCTCTTGAGATTGTTATGCATTCTAGCCATTTATTTCCGTAATGACACTACTCAAATATCCACAAGTACATCAtctgttgaatttgaagaagtttctcTTGTGGTTCCTCAAAAGGTTCAAATTTGTTGCAGCAATTAAGTTGCCCGCAGCGTGCGGCTTTTCCGTTGCCCGATGAGCTGGCCGGATTGAACAGCTGTTAATAAAGTACCAAAACCTTACCACAAGACGATAATAAGAAAGAATGATACATAGTTCCCGAAACTATTCTCCCCCGggtacttggccaacatAATAACAGTATCTTACAAATCAGAGAGTCATGGTTGCCTCTATACCCGAGGAAAATGTACCGATTTGTATGCAGGCACACAGGTGCTTACAAATGCGCCATATATAAACAGTTGCAATTCCTTGGAATGTGAGAAAGCATCTATCATAATGACATTCGAATCCTTACAATTGCCAGAGCCCGCCACCGGCTCTTCTGCTCCCTATAGTATCGCCCAGGGATTACCTTACGAGTATCCACTTCCTGAAGGAGTGGTTGGATCGGCTTTGCACTTATCTGACAAAACGCCCAAGTTGTTTCAGCCTCTTCGTATTGGAAACATGGTTATCCCTAATAGAGTCGGTGTTTCCCCAATGTGTCAATACACTGCCGACAAAAACGAGGTCACTGACTATCACAAGATTCACTATGGAGGGTTGAGTACCAGAGGCCCTGGAGTTGTCACGTGTGAAGTAATGGCAGTTGCACCTAATTCTGGTACTTCAATGGTTGATTTGGGAATTTGGAATGACACGCAAGCTTATAAGCTTAAGGATATTGTCAATTATGCACATGCCAATACCTCCAAGATTGGTCTTCAAATCGGCCATGCCGGTAGAAAGGCCATGACATCCGCtttgtttgactttttggaaaactggGATCCCAGAGCTATTGAAAAAGACTTGGTTGGACCTTCGGCTGTTGCTTACAGGCCAAATGGTAGAGTCCCAACCCCAAGAGCTTTGactgttgatgaaatccATACCATAATTAAGCAATTTGGTGCTGCTGCTAAAAGATCGGTGGAAATTTCAGGTTTCGACTTCGTTGAAATTCATGCTGCTCATGGTTATTTGATTAATGAGTTTATGTCTGCTCATTCTAATAAGAGAACTGACCAATATGGGGGCTCCTTTGAAAACAGAATCAGACTCTTATTGGaaattattgatgaagtcaGGGCCAACGTCCCAAAAGGGTACCCTGTCTTTTTAAGATTCAGTGCGTCAGAGATTCATGATTCAAATCCTGACGCTTGGAATATTGCAGATTCAGTTAAATTAGCTCCAATAGTGGCTGAAAGAGGTATTGATTTGATTGATGTTTCTGCGGGTGGCAATGATTCCAATGCCGATAGACCCAAGAAAGGATTTGGTATGTTCTTAGAATACGCGACTGCCATTAAGAAGGctgttggtgataaagCTTTGGTCAGTTGTGTGGGCTCGATGCATGATGCTAAGGGAGTTAATGAATTGCTCGAAGAAGGTTTGATTGATTTTGCATTCGTTGGTTCtccattcttgaagaatccaGGTTTGGTGTTTGATTGGGCTAAAGAATTGGACACCGAGATACACCATATTGCTTCCCATTGGCCTTTCAAACCAAAATATGCTGAAATGATCGAATATATCAAGTCCACTTTAAAGTGAGTTTATTTAACGTGTGGTAGAACAAATTAATAAAAAGCTGATCGCTTGCTTCTCGTCTTCCAAAATATTTGTATTATCTGTTAGAGTGTAGAGCTGCTACTAGATTGACCTCTTTGTTTCCATAGGATATAGGGTTTTGGAAAAAGCTTCCAAGCATCAGATCTCCATCATCACCTACTCGCCTTTGAGAAGAGGAATGGTGACCGTTGATAAGAACGTTAGTAGTGCCGTTCTATTACCTGGAGAAGATATTGAAGCTCGTAATAAGTTGCTCAAGGAACACACTATTGCATGGTAGATACTCCCCTCAAGTTGATGCTTTATTGGAAGGCTAAAATGGCTTCTTCCTATATCTGCCCCTatattttgttttctttgtcaaaTATACAATCATTTGAGTAATCACATATCGGATTAAATGTTCAAGAGCACCTTTTTAGCTTCAATCGTAAGCTTTTGAGGTATAAGGCTGAATTTTTTTAGGGGAGAGGTGGCTGATCTCATTAACTCCCCTTCCTTGAGAAAACTTCACTAATTTGTAACATAAACCACGATGAAAATCCAAAGTGAGCCCTTTCAACAAAGCTAGCCTCAACCACTGGTCAATATTCAACCGCATAGTTCATATGTAGATAAAAtagatatcaagaattggatctTGCACGTACAAAGGTTTTGGCTCGTTCGCTGCCAAATAATTGGCTCCTGAACACCTCCTCAAGTCCATTATGATAGGGTTTGTGCTTACAAAGACTCAAATCATGTATCAGTAATCTTTCTAGAAGAGAAAATTTAAACGGAAGAAAAAATATAGTAATATGGTACCAAATATTGGTAAGCGAAATAActagacaaagagaaattctaataaccaaacattcaAAAACCATCTTGTTTCTTTGAACCAAGCCCCAGTTCCTTTGGTGAattcaaaatgaaatccacaaaagagcggataacacagccaagaatgtgtatgtgttcTTTGAACCCATAGCCTCGTAGGTCgagacttcttgtggtgagGTATCATTACCTGCCGAAGCAGCTTCAGAACCACTATCTTCAGTACCAGTTGGAGCAACGGTTTCGGTAGGGTTAGCAGTGATAGCAACAGCGACAGTGAAAGTCGTATATGTTGTGACAGTGACATCTCCAGCGACATTTGTGCATGGCTCAGTTACCACGACGGTAGAAACTAATGAGTGTGGGATGTTACAGACAACGGTCTTCTTACCATCATaaccagttgttgtggtggttgaaggcTCCTTGCAGGTGCATGGtaagatgatggtggtgacatctTTTTCAGTGACTACTGGTTCAGGAGTTTCAACTACTACAGTTGGTTCACCGTCAGGtcctgtggtagtgtatGTCGATGTGAAAGTTCCCGTCCATGGAATAGTGGTGTGAgcttctggagtttcaacgactacagttggttcaccatcaggtcctgtggtagtgtatGTCGATGTGAAAGTTCCCGTCCATGGAATAGTGGTGTGAGCTTCTGGTGTTTCGACAACTACCGTTGGCTTACCATCTGTacctgtggtagtgtatGTTGATgtgaatgaaccagtccatggaatAGTGGTGTGAgcttctggagtttcaacgacTACAGTTGGTTCGCCATCAGGtcctgtggtagtgtatGTCGATGTGAAAGTTCCCGTCCATGGAATAGTGGTGTGAgcttctggagtttcaacgacTACAGTTGGTTCGCCATCAGTacctgtggtagtgtatGTTGATgtgaatgaaccagtccatggaatAGTGGTGTGAgcttctggagtttcaacgacTACAGTTGGTTCGCCATCAGTacctgtggtagtgtatGTCGATGTTAAAGTTCCGGTCCACGGGGTCGTAACAGTGACAGCACTTCCTGAAGATGGTACTTGTGTAGAAGGAGAAGCAATACTCGAAGATGGAACTGTAGATGAAGGAGTACTCGAAGATGTCACCGCAGAAGAAACAATTAATGATGGTACTGGTGTAGAAGCAACACCCGAAGATGGTACTGGTGTAGAAGGAACACTTGACGATActgctggactagaagtAGAAGCAATACTAGAAGATGGAACTGTAGACGAAGGAGTACTcgaagatgatattggagtacttgaatttgtccAGTGGAAGGACAGGCTTGATAAAGAAGTGGTGGAAAGTGGGGTACTACTTGTTGGACTGGGAGTGGTTGTTATTATAACGACAGTCTtaggatcacttggatcGGAAGGAGTTAAAGTATAGGTTGTATCAATAGATCCATAACTAGTCGTTgtagttgttgattctggagtcttaatgtcaacagttacgggatcacttgggttggatggataaatggtagtagtggtagttcccgaacctgtccatacttcagtagtggtcgttgtagtttcAGGCGTCAAGACGTCGATAGTcacaggatcacttgggtttgaTGGGTAGTgagtgatggtggtggttcccgaacctgtccatacttcagtagtggtcgttgtagtttcAGGCGTCAAGACGTCGATAGTcacaggatcacttgggtttgaTGGGTAGTgagtgatggtggtggttcccgaacctgtccatacttcagtagtggtcgttgtagtttcAGGCGTCAAGACGTCGATAGTcacaggatcacttgggtttAATGGGTAGTgagtgatggtggtggttcccgaacctgtccatacttcagtagtggtcgttgtagtttcCGGTACTTCCTTAGTAACAGTCACATCACCGTCCGAACCTGTCACTGTAAAATATTCAGTATCTGTTCCTGTCCAAATATTAGTGGTGGTAGTGGTTGTACATAACTCCAGTTCCGTCTCATTGGTGTAATACCAAGATATATCATCTGTATGAGTGTCACCGTCAGGATACTTTATCGAAAGTTCTAAGCTGGCTACACCAGGTCCTGCTTGGTAGTACATAATCTTCACTGGGTAATATTCACCTGCAACAAGACTAACCGTTATCACGGTGGTATTAACTGCTCCAGAAGTATCTAGCAAGTGAGCATAAACTGACCCCTCCACAGGGAGATTACTggagcttgaacaacagTCAAGGGTATCTGTATATCCCCCCAAGGACAAGGATGCTTCATTGTCAGCTTTGGTAAATTGTATGGTGTAAGTACCCGTTTCAGTGGCAAGTAAATACCCTGTGAGTCTCAAACCAAAATAATCTACCGGCGTATTTCTGCCATAAACATTTGCGAAATCCCCGACCAGAATTCCGCTCATCAGAAAAGTAATATCTGACACTCCATATCCCGTATAGTCAGGAGTCATGGCATCTATTGTGTTCAAATAAGTAGAGGAATCATTGAGCACATCAACGTGATCAAAGTAATCAACCATAAGTCCACTTTCAGTGGACGGAGGTGAACATCCTGTTATTCCAAGAACAAGCGGAGCGACAAAAGATAAGAATACTATTGGtatcaaaatcatcttaCTTTGCCGGCGAATTGCAAAAGTTGAAGCTGTTTTATATGCCTACGTTTCAGTTATTATGGCCAATTactacaacttgaagtatCTCATTAACGTCACTCAATTAGGCAGTTCTAGAGAAGAAAGGGTCAACTGCTCTTGATTTTGCGTTTGGGAACATCATAATCAATGAAAAGGGGTCCAACAACCCTTTTTTGGGAGCACCACAAATAGAGCCTGTAAAAACAGTAAAAAACGTAAGTAACAAGAGGAAGTTTAATCGAATTATGACTTTTCTGGGGATCGCACTCCCAAAGGAAGGAGTCTTTTACTTTGAAAGGTATGGTTAATaaaaagttcaacaaaaaatAAAACCTTAATAATGAGGTAAAAAAGGTAAACTTATAGAAAGATAGAGACTTTTACCTAAGTGAGACAAGTTTTACTGCATCGtgtcttttcttttttACTTATCAGGTAACTAGCCAAAAATGACCATCGGTTTAATATTTTTGAGCTGCGGGGGAACTGAAAGTCGAAGCAGAATGCATGGATTTAACACCGAAGAACCTTTCCTTCCCAATGTGGTGACATTTTGCTTTCTAAAGGTGCACTAAATCAAAAAAAAGTAACTACTTTCTCTAACTACATGAGGGATTTGCCTTATTCTCACTTTAAGTGTGCATTAACCGTCACTGGTGATATTTAAACCACTGCAGCCAGTAAATTTATGCTGCAGGATCTAAAGCTCAAAGAGGTAGCCATGCTACAGGTCTGGAATGTGCTATatttgttcttcttgtctAATCGCAAAGAAAGCTTTAGACTCAATCTAGCCAGATCCCTACTCTAGCACCTTCCCCAAAATAATTACAAAAAATAAGAGGTTAGGTATTGCTATTGTGGCAAGAGGAGAACTCTGCAATCTAATGTTGTAAAAGGATCTAGTATAGCACAGTACTTGGATCGCTCTGGTAGAGGGAATCAATATCATGAAAATCTGTAATTAGGCTTGAAGAACCGTGGTCTGATAATGAACGCTCTTATCTCAGTATTTGCAGGTAGTATACGTTTCCCATAGTGTATACACTAGTATACAGCAACAATGAAGTATGGGTCGGAACTTATGACTTCGACACTAAAGTACCaattgatattgaaatGATTTGCTGGTTGTCCTCACTGTTTTGGACGATTTGCTTCCCAACGTATGTGCTTTTCCTTGCTCCGTCTTGTTGTCATCGTTATTTTCGTCTACAACAAAATATTTTCTCACCTTCTATTGTTCCGCCTCAACGCTCCTCTGATTATACCGCAGATCCCCTTACAACTGAGATGAATTGAGGCGTAACTAAAAACTTTACAGGGGTGGGCGGAGTCAATGGAACATATTTCTTTTGTAACCAGTAGGGGCATTTTCAGAGGACGCTTGAAATAATCACACTCACATTTTCATAATGAAATATGAACAGGTACAATCTCTTCACCAGAACCCCAAAAATATTCTAATTTCTTCGGTTATTACATCTCTACCCCCCTCTCAAATTTTAGCTTCAAAATACCTCAAGGATACTGATAGCGTCGTTatattttccaagttttggttttggtcGACTTCGAGAGTTGGCGGCATATTTACAAATAGAAGACGAGATTAGAGAACTAAAAAAACGCCGAGACTGTTCATTAAGATGACCATACAAGACTTATTACCTTAGAAGATCACCATATGTGGGGGATCTCCTTCGTGGTGATGTTCTATCGTCACCCGAAGAACCGTAGAGTGATCAAGAGATTGAGGTAAATGGTGCATGCACGAGCTCCTAGTACAGCATACAATGTACAGCGACTGAAGAAAACTTAGGACATATTCTGGGAACAAAACTAACAAAACTAACCTCAAACACAATTTGAGCATCAAACATTGATGTATTGTCTTGGTCTTATTTCATTTCGTGTGCGGATAAAATGgatatcaaga
The sequence above is drawn from the Yamadazyma tenuis chromosome 3, complete sequence genome and encodes:
- the SSB1 gene encoding Heat shock protein ssb1 (COG:O; BUSCO:EOG092617RN; EggNog:ENOG503NUH7); translated protein: MADGVFQGAIGIDLGTTYSCVATYDSAVEIIANEQGNRVTPSFVAFTEEERLIGDAAKNQAALNPKNTVFDAKRLIGRGFEDESVQKDIKSWPFTVLSDNGNPVIEVDYLGEKKTFSPQEISSMVLTKMKEIAEAKIGKKVEKAVVTVPAYFNDAQRQATKDAGAIAGLNVLRIINEPTAAAIAYGLGAGKSEKERHVLIFDLGGGTFDVSLLKIEGGVFTVKATAGDTHLGGQDFDTNLLDFFKKDFQKKTGLDISGDSRALRRLRTACERAKRTLSSVTQTTVEVDSLFDGEDFSANITRARFEDINSALFKSTLDPVEQVMKDAKIAKSAVDEVVLVGGSTRIPKVQKLLSDFFDGKQLEKSINPDEAVAYGAAVQGAILTGQSTSEDTKDLLLLDVIPLSLGVAMQGNVFAPVVPRNSTVPTIKRRTFTTVADHQTTVQFPVYQGERVNCTENTLLGEFDLKNIPPMSAGEPVLEAIFEVDANGILKVTAVEKSTGRSANITISNSIGRLSSDEIEKMIEDAEKFKSSDDAFAKRHEQKQKLEAYVASVETTITDPVLSAKLKKSAKDKIETALSEALAALEIEDSSADDYRKAELSLKRAVTKGMSTR
- the PTP1 gene encoding tyrosine protein phosphatase 1 (COG:T; EggNog:ENOG503NZBV), which gives rise to MEDRMVKCHKYWPDSVDPVLDMSADVLIDQLDFPKGLKASYVSCQEFPDYKMTEILLESGDTQKRVLHYYYHSWADSKVPTKPQSLIELSDALSKLKKEYKVTKPIVHCSAGVGRTGTFIALDFLHNHTSYLMKSTSSDVIHDVLKKLRDGRVMMVQTLNQYMFLYAFFKKDLGLDK
- a CDS encoding uncharacterized protein (EggNog:ENOG503NWFB; COG:S), encoding MPATLRVAYVPEHFSTPLFLAQEQGFYGNITIQFVPVIEGSGRLIKMLNTKEVDIAIGLTEAFISDIAKGNEEYKLIGTYVESPLCWAVSTGYDRSDITQLSDLQGKRIGVSRIGSGSYIMSFVLGLQEKFASPFFSDHPVLSNFKNLRDSVNLKFGSAGDGELSDSDAFMWEHFTSKKYYDTKEIKKIGEIYTPWPSWVVNCNSKLLEAEKPAIKQFLTGVRKGIEYFWAHQDEATTHIATHLDYSKADAEKWIETVKFNNSVGDEPINRKTVVDNTAKVLQTAGVLTDSDDVITQRLSQGVVFSL
- a CDS encoding uncharacterized protein (COG:U; EggNog:ENOG503NUY9) — translated: MSRDIDKNPTLVDFKKTNVESEEVCLLSEPSSAYDAADNVNGNEGAIDIDIDQNGGYALPRHKLRCAVFFALGCLICMAHSMTFVVIGRFIAGIGGSGLTTLTTIILSDLIPLRDRGVYQGYTNSFYGLGVATGGIFGGVINDYFGWRYAFGLQVPLACILGVSLYFNLQFPKGSPGLGSPGHFKEKLAKVDFLGSTLLVSGLLVLLTAASIGGKEVAYSSKPFIGLCLASVFLFGTFVWAESHTPLQPIIPISLLRRRTILASSMTNWFYTMGVFTYLFYVPIYYISVMDYNTTKIGMRLIPNFFGTSLGSVGAGIYMKRTGRYYNLIIVIGVLAIVGNLNILSINPTISNLRQFTLLLPCGLAYSGILTATLMSLIAAVPASHQAGTTSISYTFRATGSTLGVSISSAIFQYSLRSMLNSKIPSIVNDQVMSDYIIKHALQSTSYASKAPEYVQVALRCCYEYAVKKTLLFSFICVVIGVFASLFIQEHELHTSINRNK